Below is a window of Arabidopsis thaliana chromosome 2, partial sequence DNA.
TAGTTAAACAATTTGGCCAACTACGTGAAACTCATTTCAGTCTTCATGTCTATGTTCTCGCACTCTTCAGAAAAAGTTCTAAATTTGTGTGGGCAAATTGTCAAAAATTGAAgacttaatttattttatatcaaacTGGTTAGATACGGACACGTACACTCACCGTCTAAAGGTGCCTTCGCCCTTAGGATTCTAAACGACTCTCATGAGTCATATGACCTTATGCTTTGGCTGCCTCTAATTTATTGACAATTTGGCTGTTACGTTAATGGCAACTCTCTCTTCCATACCAACTTTTTCACtgattttaacattttattatgCTCACTTCAAAAATTTCAGACTGCTGCTTATACGTTGAAGTACTAGTATTTTACAGCTAGATTCGACTCAGTCCCAAACcagatatttttttccctttcatctctgtttttattaataatgcAAAGAAGGATACATTGATGAAATACATAAGCCTGCGGAAACAGTAAGTCTGCTGaataatattgtatatattatttattagtaCAAAATtccattattttcttactaatTTGTTACAAATATCTActactttgaaaaaaaatcaattagtcagaaaatagtcaaatattttgttttattaaatttcctttaataaattatagtaAGGCATGTACAGAATTAATGAAATTAAGTACACAATCAAAACTAAGTAAACAATAAtgaaagaataataaaaaaaaacatagtagGTTTGCACTTTGCAGTTCAAGTACACGTACAGTGGTTATCAACAGTTACCCATTACCAGCAAACGTGGATTTCTAgagaatttcaaaataaagttGATTACTCGAATGGAAGccaatatgtatatgtataaagTACATCTACATTTATTTATCCACTCACACATTTAATAACGACAGtcgtattattttattttgatgaatAGTATCATGTCACGAAACtgcatttgtttttcaatttttttttgtcgcaAATGTAAAAgtttcaataaataatttacaatatGTACGAATTATAATTTCCAAAAACGTTGATACTAATTCAAAAGTCAATTTTTTCTCCCGCGtatattaattaaagtttCTACCTAAAGTGATAtaatgttaagtttttttcttttttttgcttctctccatatgaataatttttttagtttttatgtaTACGTAAACTTGCATGTAACTACATGTCTACatacattttgaaatttcaatttaatataCGATTGTTGTCTTGCAACATTTACATCCATAAATAAAATCCGTCGGCAGATTCATAAATTGACATTTCATGGTACAAATAGGGATATTTTAATTCATTGGTCGATACAAAGTTTTGTCCTAACaataaaattaactaaaaagacaaaacagaaaTATACCGTGTCGTTTTACGTTCCACGCGTTCAGCAAAATCTTTTTGTCTGCTGCATGCTCAGATGGAAAAAAAGATCagctaattaacaaaatatctaatCAGAATAATCAGAATAGTCTAAACTAATGCAGCTTTACTTCATCTTAAATCttattcattttcatatatgtaaaGTTGGTTACGTTAATATTAAATCTTTAAGAGAGCGGGGAATCCGAGAACAAACAGTGTCTCTCCTTCgctaaattatttatttatacagTATAGTATTACCAAATTGcaattaattctttttttatatataagtggTGACAATTAGTGGACTTCGctttttatgagaaaaaaatatcattcatattgagacaacaacaactagaaaaaatattctacTTACTGTATTATTTAAAACACAGATATGtcaataattgaaaaatatgtaTGAGTGGATCAAcagtaaaacaaattatatgtaaCATATCATTCTACAACCTCTCcttaaatcaattttttaaattcaagCCAAAAGCTAAACATTAAATAAACAGTAGTGCCACATGAAATTATAGGTCGGACCATAGTGAAAATATCcactatatatactttttttttttcaactatccactatatatactataaaaacaaaacataaagtcCACAGATGCTGAGAATTTAATTAAAAGGAGTACACAGCTGTAAAGCCTAcaacttttctttctcatttatGGTGCGAACCTTTTATTGTCCTGCCCaatgcaatttttttaatatgagtaattaaatatatttttcgtttttataaattcaattttcaagGAGAAAATAATTCGATGTATATGCAtattttgtgtgtatatattagCAAATTTTCACGTGTGGACAATCTACGTCAATGGAGTATATAAACGTGTGTTACGTAGGACAAATCAGTCGTTGGATTAGTAGTTGCCAACAGTTGCCTTGATTAATAAATTGGTATCATACTCtcttctttgtgtttgttagggtcaagataatatataaatttgtgaTACTAATCATAGACATTTTACGACAAAAATACGGACCTGTTCATTACTCGAAAACTATATGAAGCCGAAATAGATAATGTCCTATTTTTCCTCATCATTATCATgaaatctatttaaaaaaatcaatagtgGTGTAAAACAATTGATTCGTCATGATTTATAGGTATGATTGCTATTCTTGATTTCAACATCGTCAGATACTAAAAATTTCCCAATGAGTAAGTTAAGATTCGGACCACTGTTATTTGggatttcttaaaataaataatcaacaACAGATTTCGTGCTATGCCCGGTAATGTTAAATGTAGAACATGgggtgttttgttttacttaatTGTCAatcataaatcaaatattcGGATTAGGAATTACGTCAAGTGCCAATTAGATTGTTATCACtaaaatcatatcatattGCTTTCTAAACCAATTAACGTCAGTccatttatttaaagaaaaaataaagtatttcACTAAACTGTCCAGTCCATTTCACCAAGTACTTAGatattcataaacacaaaattaatcactcaacttttaaaaatatttcttctaGACCAAATCCTGTACCAACTCGTATTGAATGTTTCAGTGTAAAGTGTAaagtgttttcttaaaaaaattagttaaaaaataactgaattatcacaaaatattttcagaacCTAGTCACAAATCtaataaattacatataaaagCTTCTTCatagttaaaaaaaaccaGTGATTTCAGTAccaaacaataagaaaagctAGCATatgatatatttcttttgctAAGAAGCATATGATATATTCAATATTCGTCCACGATCCActgaatattttttctttattccaCTGAGATTTCTTTTCGTCGCTACTTTGAATCTGAACATTATTTTTGGTCTCTGAATCTATATGTTTGCTTGTCTTTCAACATCATGACTCGCATATCGATACTACAACTTCAACTCTTCAAGCAAGACACATGGAAATATAGGAGTTAACACATGCAAACTAGCACCCCCAAATTTTGTCCTCCTGGCTCCTACAATAGCTGGACCGAACCTACATGAAGCCGGCTTTATCTGGTTCTCTTCTCCAGTTATGATGTCAAATTTAAATCATTCATCCCTCAACAAGAATTGTCATTTTAGGAACCATCATCATACCGAGAGAGAGCAACattttatctataaatataGTAATAGTTCTACTCTTATTTCTTCCGTGgtttcttgtaaaaaaaacttatgcaTGTTCGTTCACTAAATAGTAGTTAAATTTGCGATAAACGAGCGAGATATGTCATGCATAAAGGAGTTAAAAATTACGTGAAGTTATTTCAATGATCATGCAAGAAGGATTGAATGACTTGTAATTACGATcaagtaatataaaaatggtCTATTTGTTGTTCCTTCGTTACCACAGTATGGTTCTTACATGTGAAAATGATTGTGCTTTACATAAATGTAGTAGTACATGAGCCCATAAAAAGTTACTGCTCAGTCGAGTTTTCACTAACCGGTGAAAAGAAatggataaataaaaatatacacgACTACAAATAGACTCTTTAAATTTGACACGTAAACTCTATTTTTCAGGAGTCTTTGAGGCCCACTCTGATAATAATATGTCAACTAAACTTtctttttacaaacaaaattaccGTTGCATAAGACACATGTCGTCAATTATAATCcaatatgaagaaagaaagaatataaaacgaaaactttacttttcttatttttttcctatttttcaAGATGCTAGGAAGTAGCCAAATCCAAAGCATTGACTCTTCTTTATCCAATGTCTCACCCTTTGTCTTCAACTGTTCCTCATCCTTCaccaaaatctctctctctctctcttcttataAGAAAAGAGCTAAAAAGCTTCCCTTCGTTTTACTATATCCATGATTCTGAATTCCACACACACTGAGAGAGATAGAGGGACACATTAAAAGCTAATTCAACTTTTCTGCAATGgctgagaaggagaagaagaagcatttaCATGAGTTTCTTGAAGATGACCAAGAGCCTTTTCATCTTAACCATTACATCGGCAACCTTCGTTCTCAGATGGGTTGCTCCGATATGCGTGTCAAGAAGCGAAAGTCCGATAACGTCGCCACGTTTCCTCCTGGTTTGTTCTCCTGCGAGAACTCTTGTTTCTTCGCAGCTCATAAATCTCCTGACCCGAGAAAGTCTCCACTCTTTGAGCTCCGGTCGCcgggaaagaagaagatacgtGACGGTCGAGTTTTCCTTCAGATACCGGCGAGAACCGCCGCAATTCTCTTGGACGCAGCGGCGAGGATTCAGAAGCAGCAGTCAGAGAAGGCTAAGACCAATAAAGCTCGGACCAGAGGAAACGGGTTTGGTATGTTCGGGTCTGTCTTGAAGCTGCTGACATACCGTATAACAAAACCGCGTTTGGATAACGCTGATGGAAACGCAGTTTCGTTGGAACGCGGGTCGGAACCGACGAGTAGTAGCCGGAGAGAGCGTATCGTGGAGATTAGTGATAAATGCTTTTGTGAAAGCccttttcattttgttctcCAAACAACTCCTTCTTCCTCCGGTCACCAGACTCCTCACTTTACATCGACGGCCACTTCTCCGGCGCGACGCAGTACTGAGGTTTGTCtcaatctctgttttttattttattttatcaaaagtcTAAATTATGGACAATTATGTACtctaaattttataacaaaactaaaaaatagtttaaattttaattaattaagtactttaaatttaaacttctCATTTAAACTCGAAATGATATCCTAActcttaaattttatatataagcaacttgtataatttaaaaaacatttggaagatttaacttatttttggaaaagataattaaatttttagaatttttttctcaattattcTAAATAAATCCACTACTAAtccataattaaataaattaccATACagtaaaaaagagaaagtaaaaaaacattctatggaaaaacagaaaaaacatCTTCTGATTAGAGCAGAGACACATGGCCGGCTGAAAATTGTCTGTTTGATATGACTGAATCATGAAAGTTTTTCAGGAAGTACCGTAAATATGTTTTACTTTAGATGACGGATATGCCCCTATTTCCGAGTGAAAATCTATCGTAGAGCTTGGTTATGGTGGGGGTGCTTATGTCATTTACAATCATCTGGTCAACGTTCCCCACACTGACGATTATTGCGCTCTCTAGCTAGTTCAACTTCGAAGTTTTCAAACCAATTAATTTTCTGGCAAATTACCAGAAACACATTTTTCTACTCCTTTTAATTTCAGTGGGTTAAGTCTTAATGTAGACCAAACCTTTTGCAATTATTAGCTACAAACTCTGAGAATGTCATTAACTTTCGCCAAAAAGTTTCAATGTTTTGTCAAAAAGTTGGGATCTATTTTGGGAAGTATTAATTGGTATGtttacaaaattcaaaagttaaatttaCCCTACTTTGTGGttgtagttttaaaaaaaaatgcatagtaaaaaaaagtagtgttccgaaaatatatatataggtaaCATGGAGAAACCCTTAATGGGCACGTAAAGTAGTGCCATGAggatataaatttgaattgcTAAAAATAGTAGTGATCCAGCGCCAGAAATAGTAAGAGacaaaaaatgttgaaaccaaaAGTGTGTTAAATGAGTTGTAACAGGACGAAGATAGCGATGAGACAGAGAGCTTAGAGAAAGTGAGaggacaagaagaagaagataaagaagaggaagacaagGAACAATGTAGCCCTGTCTCTGTACTTGACCCTcttgaggaggaggaggaggacgaGGACCACCACCAACACGAGCCTGATCCTCCCAATAACCTCTCTTGCAGCTTTGAAATTGTACAACGTGAGTATCCAATCTTCCATCACATCAAATAATGGGCCAAAGTAATTGAATACAAACTGGTCCCGGAGATCGTTTTAAGGGTTTTAATGTTGTATGTTTTGACTAAACAGGGGCTAAAAGGCGGTTACTCAAGAAGCTTCGTAGATTCGAGAAGTTAGCGGGGCTGGATCCTGTGGAGCTTGAAGGGAAAATgtcggaagaagaagatgaagaagaggaagagtatGAGGAGAGCGAGGAAGATGATAACATTAGGATTTACGATTCAGATGAAGAATATGAGGACGTGGATGAAGCGATGGCACGAGAGAGCAGATGCGCGGAAgatgagaagaggaagaagaatgatgagaGGCAAAAGAAGTGGAGGATGATGAATGCATGGAGGGTAGGGTTGGGAGCTGAGGAAGACGTGGACGCGGTGGTGCGGAAAGATTTGAGAGAGGAGGCCGGAGAATGGACAAGACACGGTGGAGAAGTGGAAGAGGCTGTGTCCGATCTCGAGCACTctatcttcttcgtcttgaTTGATGAATTTTCCCGCGAActtgtctcttcttttctatgaacaaataatgaattttgttAAGAGACACGAGAAAAATTAGTAGATTTTTAGATATCATTGACTTGATAAACCAGAATAACCTTTATAACGTTTACCCTGTGTTTTCTTATCACTTAAAACGCTTCTAGAAAAAGTCACAAGTCACAACGATAAGCGACCATTGGCTTATGCCAAGCTAGTACtaggaaattttattttgctcaAAGCCTTAACCAACTATATATACGCTTCCTTTTTTCCCCCCAAAGCTACTATacgctttttcttctttcccaaACAACTATACGCTTTAGgttatttgatttggtttggtttatctGGTTGATCATTCATACTcccaaaacaaattagatCATGCCTATACAATTTTCATgcctaattaaaaaaactcacattGAAGGACTAGGAAAGGTACCCACGTCTGAATTGCGTGTTCCTCACGAACGaatgaaatttcattttgatatacgtatttattgttatttagTCATACGTATGAACGTAACACGttacaacaatatatatctCTACTACATAGTattatcttctgtttttatATTACCAACATATTTTTGCTTAAAATCATTGCCTAACATATGTTCTTTTTTATATGGATTGGTTTGTTATACATGATATTATGTCAAATTAGTAATATTATTACTGAAAATACCAATTTACAAacggattgattgatttgtgttatttcaaatgtaaatttgttaacaatttgttatataaaaaaactgccaaattattttgtttgtgaataATGATTTTAGGGTCGGGTTCGGACATTTAAGAATAAGGCTTCACTCGGACTCGGACATGGCTGTCCCCTGACACTTACGTGATACCAACTGATACTTTCTAACATATTATCTATCTTATATAATGTTTATTGGGGGAATACTGTATCACTTTCTTATAACTCTAGAGataaaacattaagaaaaatctCTACTAGTTCTTCAAAAACAATTCGGAGCGAGAACATGGATGGACCAAGTCATGAACCATGACTATTAATTAAGTCTTCATTGAAAAATCTACAtcaaagttttaaataaataatatcaagCTTAAAATGAACCACCTTCCATTATGTGACGATGATGTGgaccaacaaaagaaatataccAATCACAAAGACCAGTTTAGTCCCAAAACTACCCCTTATCACTTTTTTATAGATCATTTCCATTAATTTCACACCAATCAAAATGGTGGATGCGGCGGAGCAACCACCTTCTACCTCCGAGGGAGAAAGCCTCCTCAAGATCCACATTGAGAGGATGCATAAGAAGCTGAAGGAACCACCACGGTTGCTCAGTTCGGCCGCCGGGAAACCTACTTGCTCCATCTTCCGGGTACCTCAGAGCATGATTGATTGTAATGGAAGATGCTATGAGCCACGAGTGGTCTCGATTGGACCGTACCACCGTGGCCAAACACAACTCAAAATGATTGAAGAACACAAATGGCGTTACCTAAACGTTCTGCTCACTAGAACCCAAAACCTAACTCTAGAGGATTACATGAAGAGCGTGAAGAACGTTGAGGAAGTGGCGAGAGAATGTTACTCCGAGACAATCCACATGGACTCGGAAGAGTTCAACGAGATGATGGTTCTTGACGGTTGCTTTCTCCTTGAGCTGTTTCGCAAAGTGAACAATCTTGTTCCTTTCGAACCAAACGATCCACTTGTGGCCATGGCTTGGGTTCTTCCTTTCTTCTACAGAGATTTTCTCTGTCTTGAGAATCAAATCCCTTTCTTCGTTCTAGAAACTTTGTTCAATCTCACAAGAGGAGACAACGAAAACGAGACAAACGCTTCTTTACAATCTCTAGCGTTTGCGTTTTTCAACAACATGATGCACAGAACAGAGGAAGATCTCGCCAGGTTCAAAGAGCTAAGAGCCAAACACCTCCTCGACCTCCTCCGGTCAAGTTTCATCCCGGAGAGTGAGCTTCACACGCCGCCGGCAACGAATCCAGGGAAGGAAAAGATGCCGTCCCACATTATCCACAGCATTTCGAAGCTCCGGCGAGCCGGGATCAAACTCCGAGAGCTGAAAGACGCAGAGAGCTTCTTAGTGGTGAGATTCAGACACGGGACCATCGAGATGCCGGCGATCACCGTCGACGATTTCATGAGCAGTTTCTTAGAGAACTGCGTGGCATACGAGCAATGCCACGTGGCGTGCTCAATGCATTTCACGACATACGCGACGCTCCTAGATTGTCTGACGAATACTTACAAGGACGTTGAGTATCTATGCGACCAAAACATCATAGAAAACTATTTCGGAACAGATACAGAGCTGGCGAAATTCGTGAACAGTTTAGGCAGAGATGTGGCGTTCGACATAACACAGTGTTATCTCAAAGACTTGTTTGAAGAAGTGAATGAGTATTACAAGAGTAGTTGGCACGTGGAATGGGCTACTTTCAAATTCACTTACTTTAACTCTCCTTGGTCTTTTGTCTCTGCTCTTGCTGCTCTTGTTCTTTTGGTCTTGTCCGTTATCCAGACTATTTACACTGTTTTCCAGgcttatcaaaaataaatttttcaaccttttcattattatattgCAGTTCAAACAAATGTGTTGATATGATTTAATGAAGTAAAATGAGAATTCGTGTATTTAAAACCCTACTTCTATTATTGAGTAGTACAATTATGTGTTTGTTGGGATTAGTTGTCCAAACATGCATCGATAGTGTTTTTCgagtaataaataaatgatgttgagatgtatcatgtatgatatattttttttccagaaaaatTGGTTTACATTATTAAAAGATTATACGAGATGAGATTGTGTATCAAGAGagttataaatattaatgacAACTATTCTataattcaataaataaaGGGTTCAATTATTAGCAAAAATACGTGTTTGTTTGATAGGTTGACTGCAGGAATTGGTCAATTTAGTAGAAATGTCAACGATCCTCAATGTTTCAGTCAACGAACAGCTCATGCTTCATAAATCAAAGTGAATAGTAAAACCCTGGACTTTTGGTAATTTCCTGTAACTAACATAATAACATTTGACACATATTTTATTTCCATATCTGGAACTTTCTGACCAAATATTTAGTACTTTTACATAATCAAtgcataaaaataaaaaaattgattcgGTGCTTCATTCTAAATATTGAATTAAAGAATGCAATCTTGTCGTGATAATGTGTTAACGTAAATCTATCTATCAGGACTAATTTCCCTCTGCTATGAACgttaaaaactttgtttagacaaatgatttattttgaatattaatatatagaaatcatccataaaaatgatcaaacatGCGAAGAGGGGAATCCGAGTATGAGTACTGAAGACTTTTCCCACGACTCTCGAAATAACTAtgtttgagtttctttttaCCAAGTCTCTCGAAAAAGACTCGGTcgtaatttcttcttcttcaaataaTGTCTTAACTTAAGCAAGCCGCAATgcatatataaacacacaatC
It encodes the following:
- the TRM27 gene encoding nucleolin-like protein (unknown protein; BEST Arabidopsis thaliana protein match is: unknown protein (TAIR:AT5G03670.1); Has 10588 Blast hits to 6606 proteins in 440 species: Archae - 8; Bacteria - 365; Metazoa - 4146; Fungi - 1198; Plants - 483; Viruses - 212; Other Eukaryotes - 4176 (source: NCBI BLink).) translates to MAEKEKKKHLHEFLEDDQEPFHLNHYIGNLRSQMGCSDMRVKKRKSDNVATFPPGLFSCENSCFFAAHKSPDPRKSPLFELRSPGKKKIRDGRVFLQIPARTAAILLDAAARIQKQQSEKAKTNKARTRGNGFGMFGSVLKLLTYRITKPRLDNADGNAVSLERGSEPTSSSRRERIVEISDKCFCESPFHFVLQTTPSSSGHQTPHFTSTATSPARRSTEDEDSDETESLEKVRGQEEEDKEEEDKEQCSPVSVLDPLEEEEEDEDHHQHEPDPPNNLSCSFEIVQRAKRRLLKKLRRFEKLAGLDPVELEGKMSEEEDEEEEEYEESEEDDNIRIYDSDEEYEDVDEAMARESRCAEDEKRKKNDERQKKWRMMNAWRVGLGAEEDVDAVVRKDLREEAGEWTRHGGEVEEAVSDLEHSIFFVLIDEFSRELVSSFL
- a CDS encoding transmembrane protein, putative (DUF247) (Plant protein of unknown function (DUF247); CONTAINS InterPro DOMAIN/s: Protein of unknown function DUF247, plant (InterPro:IPR004158); BEST Arabidopsis thaliana protein match is: Plant protein of unknown function (DUF247) (TAIR:AT5G22550.2); Has 1137 Blast hits to 1027 proteins in 18 species: Archae - 0; Bacteria - 0; Metazoa - 0; Fungi - 0; Plants - 1137; Viruses - 0; Other Eukaryotes - 0 (source: NCBI BLink).), with protein sequence MVDAAEQPPSTSEGESLLKIHIERMHKKLKEPPRLLSSAAGKPTCSIFRVPQSMIDCNGRCYEPRVVSIGPYHRGQTQLKMIEEHKWRYLNVLLTRTQNLTLEDYMKSVKNVEEVARECYSETIHMDSEEFNEMMVLDGCFLLELFRKVNNLVPFEPNDPLVAMAWVLPFFYRDFLCLENQIPFFVLETLFNLTRGDNENETNASLQSLAFAFFNNMMHRTEEDLARFKELRAKHLLDLLRSSFIPESELHTPPATNPGKEKMPSHIIHSISKLRRAGIKLRELKDAESFLVVRFRHGTIEMPAITVDDFMSSFLENCVAYEQCHVACSMHFTTYATLLDCLTNTYKDVEYLCDQNIIENYFGTDTELAKFVNSLGRDVAFDITQCYLKDLFEEVNEYYKSSWHVEWATFKFTYFNSPWSFVSALAALVLLVLSVIQTIYTVFQAYQK